A DNA window from Hordeum vulgare subsp. vulgare chromosome 1H, MorexV3_pseudomolecules_assembly, whole genome shotgun sequence contains the following coding sequences:
- the LOC123411270 gene encoding uncharacterized protein LOC123411270, whose product MYNENNKYSGHKDHVGNNRSSRRIDRRDEMNPICHRRRPELPPPAKTTPTDDENLLAEILLRLPPQPSSLPRASLVCKQWRHLIADPQFLRRFCAHHREPPIIGVFLDFYRGDLSFRSVLDRPDRIPSERFSVRFDNIEGGGGDGIWSFRRCRHGRVLFTRGDRLGRGCLQILVWDPVTGDRRFIGSPPQLDHDWSKSHVQADVLCVAGDEDHVHGSCHSSPFKVVLVSADKLVARACVYSSETNSWGDLISTDVPYHTMSCVGSRSILVRNSLHWFIFGTQTGILELDLDTQTLAVVEVPPDAHASHHGLYLSTLGGGLGFIVVSDNFVAYLWVRATVLGGVAGWMPAQAIDLNKLLPLRPGEWTNLQTVLGVAGDDNVIFVSTNGGVFMVHLESLQFKKIFESNPFAECTTSTIHPFTSFVQGV is encoded by the coding sequence aTGTACAATGAAAATAATAAATACTCAGGACACAAGGACCACGTAGGAAACAATCGATCATCACGGCGCATCGATAGGAGAGACGAGATGAACCCCAtctgccaccgccgccgccccgagctgCCGCCGCCGGCGAAGACGACCCCGACGGACGATGAAAACCTCCTCgccgagatactcctccgcctccCTCCGCAGCCTTCGTCCCTCCCCCGCGCCTCCCTCGTCTGCAAGCAGTGGCGCCACCTCATCGCCGATCCCCAATTCCTCCGCCGCTTCTGCGCCCACCACCGGGAGCCCCCCATCATCGGAGTGTTCCTGGACTTCTACCGCGGAGACCTCTCCTTCAGGTCGGTCCTGGACCGGCCGGACCGCATCCCGTCCGAGCGCTTCTCCGTGCGGTTCGACAATAtcgaaggcggcggcggcgatggcaTCTGGTCCTTCCGCCGCTGCCGCCACGGCCGCGTGCTCTTCACCAGAGGGGATCGCCTAGGCAGGGGCTGCCTCCAGATCTTGGTGTGGGATCCCGTCACAGGCGACCGCCGCTTCATAGGCAGTCCACCGCAGTTGGACCACGACTGGAGCAAGTCACATGTGCAAGCGGATGTGCTCTGTgttgccggcgacgaggaccaCGTGCACGGCAGCTGCCACTCGAGCCCCTTCAAGGTCGTCTTGGTGTCCGCCGACAAGCTCGTCGCGCGAGCCTGCGTCTACTCATCGGAAACCAACTCATGGGGCGATCTCATATCGACCGATGTTCCGTATCACACCATGTCTTGTGTTGGAAGCCGAAGCATCCTGGTTCGGAATTCCCTCCACTGGTTTATTTTTGGTACTCAGACTGGCATCCTTGAGCTTGATTTGGATACGCAGACCCTAGCTGTTGTAGAGGTGCCACCGGATGCCCATGCTAGTCATCACGGCCTCTACTTGAGTACGCTGGGCGGTGGGCTTGGCTTCATCGTTGTGTCAGACAACTTCGTAGCTTATCTATGGGTGAGGGCGACTGTTCTTGGTGGAGTTGCTGGATGGATGCCGGCACAAGCAATTGACTTGAACAAGCTTCTTCCGCTGAGACCAGGCGAGTGGACAAATCTTCAAACGGTGTTGGGGGTTGCTGGAGATGATAATGTGATATTTGTGTCAACAAATGGAGGCGTCTTCATGGTCCATCTTGAGTCATTGCAGTTTAAGAAGATCTTTGAAAGCAATCCTTTCGCCGAATGTACCACTTCCACTATCCACCCATTCACTAGTTTTGTACAAGGAGTATAA